A DNA window from Roseovarius sp. Pro17 contains the following coding sequences:
- a CDS encoding efflux RND transporter permease subunit has product MTGIVDWASQRARMVLAFIVLSVLAGGFAYVGLPKEGEPDIEIPALFVSVPFPGISAEDSEKLLVKVMETELSDLDGLKKMTGTAAENYAGIALEFEFGWDKTAIMADVRDAMSAAEAKFPSGADKYLLNEINFSEFPIIIVNLTGDVPERTMARVAKDLQDRLEALEPVLEAGIAGNRDELVEVVIDPLRLESYDVTAGDLLNAVQNNNLLIAAGEVRSAGGAFSVKIPSSFDDTGDIYRLPIKVNGDRVVTLGDVARINLTFEDRTGTARFNGENTVALQVVKRKGFNIIDTAALVRDTVDEARASWPDELRAAVKVGASNDQSRIVGSMVSQLEGSVLTAIALVMIVMLATLGIRPALLVGFAIPTSFLLCFAMLAVMGITISNMVMFGLILAVGMLVDGAIVVVEYADRRIQEGTGPMTAYVEAAKRMFWPVTSSTATTLCAFLPMLFWPGIPGQFMGMLPVTLIFVLSASLLVALVYLPVLGGITGRLEKWFEARISQIAGGWWVWHLALFLAAAFGVAVAAALVPMMLAQVTPVFMAINMSDILYSVIPTLAAVFVLGIAVVLLAAIGVAGIAAILLGLMAIWRRVMNGARWLGRRAMPRRAVTVRSGYKRSPFGWVIHAIVANPVMPLVAFGVIFIIVGTTLIYYINNNNGTEFFVESEPEQGIVYVQGRGNLSIEQKDNLVHQVEDIVLAQHGIASAFAFAGNGGLSNNTGGAQPPLDTIGQVQFETTPWDERGIITQPWLWGLWDREMSDPAIDGDKIIEELTVKLARIPGIKTEILGQTGGPASAKPVHLRLKGDDWTALQAATVKVREKFEATTGLTLVEDTLPLPGIDWQIDVDVEKAGRFGADVKSVGAMVQLVTRGLFLDEMRVPSSDEEVEIRLRLPNADRVLSTLDSLKVRTNDGLVPLANFITRKPVQKLAQIDRIDQTRFFDVKAGVASGLTKPVTTNGVTQDVPITANERIAGLTEWLETGALPASVSYEWTGDQEEQEESGAFLMKAFAGALGLMFIILLAQFNSVYNAVLVLLAVILSTTGVLIGMLVMGQTFSIIMTGTGIVALAGIVVNNNIVLIDTYQEFSRYMPRLEAITRTAEARIRPVLLTTITTMAGLAPMMFGLSLDFVNGGYSFDSPTALWWKQLATAVVFGLGIATVLTLIFTPSMLALRVWVGTYVNWLARALAAMSMGRASRAARDWSLMRAARRVRAPEIIWDDGIATAHGEHLDVDGGDVELDDPKRPPDPTSKDTDQEPDADAQPPKPLRAAE; this is encoded by the coding sequence ATGACCGGCATCGTCGACTGGGCCTCGCAACGCGCACGTATGGTGCTAGCCTTTATCGTGCTCAGCGTGCTGGCCGGCGGCTTTGCCTATGTCGGCCTACCCAAAGAGGGCGAGCCCGATATCGAAATCCCCGCGCTGTTCGTGTCGGTCCCCTTCCCGGGCATTTCCGCCGAGGATAGTGAAAAGCTGCTGGTCAAGGTCATGGAGACCGAGCTGAGCGATCTGGACGGCCTCAAGAAGATGACCGGCACCGCCGCCGAAAATTACGCCGGGATCGCGCTGGAATTCGAATTCGGTTGGGACAAGACGGCCATCATGGCCGATGTGCGCGACGCGATGAGCGCTGCCGAGGCCAAGTTTCCGAGCGGCGCCGACAAATACTTGCTGAACGAAATCAACTTCAGCGAATTCCCTATCATCATCGTCAACCTCACTGGCGACGTCCCCGAGCGCACGATGGCCCGCGTCGCCAAGGACCTCCAAGACCGCCTTGAGGCGCTGGAGCCCGTGTTGGAAGCTGGTATCGCTGGCAATCGCGACGAGCTGGTCGAGGTGGTGATCGACCCCTTGCGCCTTGAATCCTACGATGTGACGGCGGGCGATCTGCTGAATGCGGTGCAGAATAACAATTTGCTCATCGCCGCAGGCGAGGTGCGCAGCGCGGGCGGCGCGTTCTCGGTCAAGATCCCATCGTCTTTCGACGACACAGGCGACATCTATCGCCTGCCGATCAAGGTGAACGGCGACCGTGTCGTGACGCTGGGCGATGTGGCGCGCATCAATCTGACCTTCGAGGACCGGACCGGAACCGCGCGTTTTAACGGCGAAAACACGGTGGCGCTGCAAGTGGTCAAGCGCAAGGGATTCAACATCATCGACACCGCCGCACTGGTGCGCGACACGGTGGACGAGGCGCGGGCCAGCTGGCCGGACGAACTGCGCGCAGCCGTCAAAGTGGGCGCATCGAACGATCAGTCGCGCATCGTGGGCTCGATGGTCAGCCAGCTAGAGGGGTCGGTGCTGACCGCCATCGCGCTGGTGATGATCGTGATGCTGGCGACGCTGGGCATCCGCCCCGCCCTGCTGGTGGGATTTGCGATTCCCACGTCGTTCCTGCTGTGTTTTGCAATGCTTGCGGTCATGGGCATTACAATTTCGAACATGGTGATGTTCGGTCTGATCCTCGCTGTCGGGATGCTGGTGGACGGCGCCATTGTGGTGGTCGAATACGCCGACCGGCGCATCCAAGAGGGCACTGGCCCCATGACCGCCTATGTCGAGGCGGCCAAACGCATGTTTTGGCCCGTCACCAGTTCAACCGCGACGACACTTTGCGCATTCCTGCCTATGCTGTTTTGGCCCGGCATACCGGGGCAGTTCATGGGTATGCTGCCAGTCACGCTGATCTTTGTTCTCTCGGCGTCCTTGCTGGTCGCGCTGGTTTATCTGCCAGTGCTGGGCGGCATCACCGGACGGCTTGAAAAATGGTTCGAAGCACGTATTTCGCAGATCGCGGGCGGCTGGTGGGTCTGGCACCTGGCGCTGTTTTTGGCGGCGGCGTTTGGCGTGGCCGTGGCGGCGGCTCTTGTGCCTATGATGCTGGCGCAGGTGACACCGGTCTTCATGGCGATCAACATGAGCGACATCCTCTATTCAGTGATCCCGACGCTTGCCGCCGTCTTTGTGCTGGGCATCGCGGTGGTTCTACTGGCAGCCATCGGAGTTGCCGGGATCGCAGCGATCCTTCTAGGTCTCATGGCCATATGGCGGCGCGTTATGAACGGCGCGCGTTGGCTGGGTCGCCGCGCGATGCCGCGCCGTGCCGTCACCGTGCGGTCAGGCTATAAGCGCAGCCCGTTCGGCTGGGTGATTCACGCCATCGTCGCCAACCCGGTGATGCCCTTGGTGGCGTTTGGCGTCATCTTTATTATTGTCGGAACCACACTTATTTACTACATAAACAACAATAATGGCACTGAGTTCTTTGTCGAATCCGAACCTGAGCAGGGAATTGTATATGTGCAGGGTCGCGGAAACCTCTCTATCGAGCAGAAGGATAATCTGGTCCATCAGGTCGAAGATATCGTGCTGGCGCAGCATGGGATCGCGTCGGCCTTTGCCTTTGCCGGGAATGGCGGGCTGAGCAACAATACCGGCGGCGCGCAACCGCCCCTCGACACCATCGGGCAGGTCCAGTTCGAGACGACGCCATGGGACGAACGCGGCATCATCACGCAGCCGTGGCTGTGGGGCCTTTGGGATCGCGAGATGAGCGATCCGGCCATCGACGGCGACAAGATCATTGAGGAATTGACCGTCAAGCTGGCGCGCATCCCCGGCATCAAGACCGAGATCCTTGGTCAGACCGGCGGCCCTGCCTCGGCCAAGCCGGTGCACCTGCGCCTCAAGGGCGACGATTGGACCGCGCTACAGGCAGCAACCGTGAAAGTGCGTGAGAAATTCGAGGCGACAACTGGCCTGACGTTGGTCGAAGATACGCTTCCCCTGCCCGGCATTGACTGGCAGATCGACGTCGACGTTGAAAAAGCCGGCCGTTTTGGCGCCGACGTCAAGAGCGTCGGCGCGATGGTGCAACTGGTCACGCGCGGATTGTTTCTGGACGAGATGCGCGTGCCGTCATCGGATGAGGAAGTCGAAATCCGGCTACGCCTACCTAACGCGGACCGCGTGCTCAGCACGCTCGATTCGCTCAAGGTGCGTACCAATGACGGGCTGGTGCCGTTGGCCAATTTCATTACGCGCAAACCTGTGCAGAAGCTGGCCCAGATCGACCGGATTGACCAGACCCGCTTCTTCGACGTCAAGGCGGGCGTGGCGAGCGGGTTGACCAAGCCCGTGACAACCAACGGCGTCACCCAGGACGTGCCGATCACAGCAAACGAGCGGATCGCAGGCCTGACCGAGTGGCTGGAAACAGGCGCGCTGCCAGCGTCGGTCAGCTACGAATGGACCGGCGATCAGGAAGAGCAGGAGGAATCCGGCGCCTTCCTGATGAAGGCGTTCGCGGGCGCGCTCGGCCTTATGTTCATCATCCTGCTGGCGCAGTTCAACAGCGTCTACAACGCTGTGCTGGTGCTGCTGGCAGTGATCCTCAGCACGACAGGCGTGTTGATCGGGATGTTGGTGATGGGCCAGACATTTTCGATCATCATGACCGGCACAGGCATCGTGGCGTTGGCCGGAATCGTGGTGAACAATAACATCGTTCTTATTGATACCTATCAGGAATTCAGTCGCTATATGCCTCGGCTAGAGGCAATCACCCGCACGGCGGAGGCGCGTATCAGGCCGGTGCTGTTGACCACGATCACCACGATGGCAGGCCTTGCACCGATGATGTTCGGGCTAAGCCTTGATTTCGTGAATGGTGGCTACAGCTTTGACAGCCCCACCGCCCTTTGGTGGAAGCAGCTGGCGACGGCGGTGGTCTTTGGCCTTGGGATCGCGACGGTGCTGACGCTGATCTTTACCCCATCGATGCTGGCGCTGCGCGTGTGGGTGGGCACCTATGTAAACTGGCTGGCGCGGGCGCTGGCGGCGATGTCGATGGGCCGCGCCAGCCGGGCCGCGCGCGACTGGTCCCTGATGCGCGCCGCGCGCCGCGTGCGTGCGCCCGAAATTATCTGGGATGACGGCATCGCGACCGCCCACGGCGAGCATTTGGACGTAGATGGCGGCGACGTCGAGCTTGACGATCCTAAACGCCCACCCGATCCGACGAGCAAAGACACCGATCAAGAACCTGATGCGGACGCGCAACCGCCCAAACCATTGCGTGCCGCTGAATAA